In the Argonema galeatum A003/A1 genome, one interval contains:
- a CDS encoding esterase/lipase family protein, whose translation MPLPTVIMPGYLEGAIAYRPMEQLLQQLGFPTVTVPLRKRDWLPTVGGRSMVPILRQLDRTVKQMLQQYNVSQINLIGHSAGGWISRIYLGEQPYIIHGDVTETAGLWHAHPYIATLVTLGTPHVSLERWTKRNLDFVKINYPGAFYPQVRYICVAGKAIYGARRPGSWLAYSSYQLTCGRGDSWGDGITPIEAAHLEGAENLVIEGVLHSPRSPGIWYGSPTALQSWASYLA comes from the coding sequence ATGCCTTTGCCTACTGTTATTATGCCGGGATATCTGGAAGGTGCGATCGCCTACCGCCCGATGGAACAACTCTTGCAACAACTCGGTTTTCCAACGGTGACAGTGCCTTTGCGAAAACGAGATTGGTTGCCAACTGTAGGAGGTCGGTCAATGGTGCCTATTTTGCGGCAACTCGATCGAACGGTCAAACAGATGTTGCAGCAATACAACGTTTCCCAGATTAACCTGATCGGTCACTCAGCAGGCGGCTGGATATCTCGGATTTATCTGGGAGAACAGCCTTACATTATTCATGGTGACGTTACGGAGACGGCTGGTTTGTGGCACGCTCATCCATATATCGCCACCCTAGTAACCCTGGGTACTCCCCATGTTAGTCTAGAGCGTTGGACAAAACGCAATCTAGATTTTGTCAAAATCAACTATCCAGGTGCATTCTATCCGCAAGTGCGCTACATCTGCGTTGCTGGTAAAGCCATCTACGGTGCTAGACGCCCAGGCAGTTGGTTAGCCTACAGCAGTTATCAATTAACCTGCGGCAGAGGAGATAGCTGGGGAGACGGCATTACCCCCATTGAAGCTGCTCATCTGGAAGGGGCAGAAAATCTCGTTATAGAAGGTGTGCTACATTCCCCCAGATCTCCCGGTATTTGGTATGGTTCGCCGACAGCTTTGCAATCTTGGGCGTCTTACCTAGCTTAG
- a CDS encoding CapA family protein: MVTQVIEQNVLSLAQQGDPDAIAVLINKVVSKKGVTATAKSKGNCLHIVLESDRVPNQASCVRFIHDGIIRLNPKYIDSVRLYGRRSDQKWPTWTEFVELKQPAYASTSTATLPRLVTPGPGPKRKPTKLKTKYRKKIPLLLLGSICWILVATVGFVVRAKMDSQVAASSQQPTSVQRQTSKTTQRIGAVPLPPPKTSPKPQAVPKTTQKTGVAAPKKSPIPSPAANKPTPKASEQPKPVQNLAPVSTSEPPSENAATSITIKAVGDIVPGSNFPNNRLPSNNKELFQNVKPYLQGADILFGNFESTLTNYPKTAKDTSRAMVHAFRTPPNYATLLKETGFDVLSVANNHSMDFSAAGFEDTIKNIDKAGMKAVGKKNQIVYTNVKNITVAFIGFSYLNVHNSMHDLEAGKALVAEAKKKAEIVVISVHAGAEGTGAMRVKNQEEMFYGENRGNLVLFSRTMIDSGADLILGHSPHVPRAMELYKGKLIAYSLGNFVGYKSLSTWGVLGQSLILEVKLNPQGDFVSGKIVPVQLNRQGIPYIDQQFRSVQLIRNLTKGDFPNTPLKINNKGEINKD, encoded by the coding sequence ATGGTGACTCAGGTAATTGAGCAAAATGTGCTATCCTTGGCGCAACAGGGCGATCCCGATGCGATCGCCGTCCTAATCAACAAGGTTGTATCCAAAAAAGGCGTCACGGCGACAGCAAAGAGCAAAGGCAATTGCCTGCATATCGTCCTAGAGTCCGATCGAGTGCCAAATCAAGCCTCCTGCGTCCGCTTCATACACGACGGAATAATCCGCCTCAACCCCAAATATATTGACTCTGTGCGCCTTTATGGGCGACGCAGCGACCAAAAATGGCCTACCTGGACAGAGTTCGTTGAATTAAAGCAACCCGCCTACGCCTCCACTTCTACGGCAACTCTACCCCGGCTAGTCACTCCCGGCCCAGGGCCAAAGCGTAAACCCACAAAACTAAAAACAAAGTATAGAAAAAAGATTCCTTTGCTCTTGTTAGGCAGCATCTGTTGGATTTTAGTTGCAACAGTGGGTTTTGTCGTCAGAGCTAAAATGGATTCCCAAGTCGCCGCCTCCTCCCAGCAGCCAACGTCTGTACAGCGACAAACTTCTAAAACTACCCAGAGAATAGGTGCCGTCCCACTCCCACCCCCCAAGACTTCGCCAAAACCTCAAGCCGTTCCCAAAACCACCCAAAAAACAGGTGTTGCTGCGCCTAAAAAGTCTCCCATTCCCTCACCCGCTGCCAATAAACCAACCCCTAAAGCTTCTGAGCAACCTAAACCCGTTCAGAATTTAGCACCTGTTTCCACGTCAGAGCCTCCCTCAGAAAATGCTGCAACATCTATAACTATTAAAGCCGTTGGCGATATCGTTCCTGGAAGTAACTTTCCCAACAATCGGCTACCCAGCAATAATAAAGAGCTTTTTCAGAATGTAAAACCCTACCTCCAAGGAGCCGATATTTTATTTGGCAATTTTGAAAGTACGCTCACCAACTATCCCAAAACCGCCAAAGATACTAGCCGTGCAATGGTTCATGCTTTTCGCACGCCACCAAATTATGCAACCCTGTTGAAAGAAACTGGATTTGATGTTTTAAGTGTAGCTAACAATCATTCTATGGATTTTTCTGCTGCTGGCTTTGAAGACACTATCAAAAATATTGATAAAGCCGGGATGAAAGCTGTTGGCAAGAAAAATCAAATCGTCTATACAAATGTCAAAAACATCACCGTCGCTTTTATCGGGTTCAGTTACCTGAACGTTCACAATTCCATGCACGATTTGGAGGCGGGAAAAGCACTGGTAGCCGAAGCTAAGAAAAAAGCTGAGATTGTAGTTATATCAGTTCACGCGGGTGCCGAGGGAACAGGCGCGATGCGTGTCAAAAACCAAGAGGAAATGTTCTATGGGGAAAACCGGGGCAATTTGGTTCTATTTTCCCGCACGATGATCGATAGCGGCGCAGATCTGATTCTGGGACACAGCCCTCATGTTCCCAGAGCGATGGAATTATATAAAGGAAAATTAATCGCTTATTCCTTGGGTAATTTTGTCGGATACAAGTCCTTATCTACCTGGGGAGTGCTAGGGCAATCTCTGATTTTAGAGGTTAAACTTAACCCACAGGGCGATTTTGTTTCTGGAAAAATTGTCCCCGTTCAGTTGAATCGGCAAGGAATTCCTTATATCGATCAACAGTTTCGCAGTGTACAGTTGATTCGCAATCTCACCAAAGGTGATTTTCCCAACACTCCCCTGAAAATCAACAACAAAGGGGAAATTAATAAGGACTAG
- a CDS encoding GIY-YIG nuclease family protein gives MIADALILALPKVSFQAKQLLPEYSGIYYILDETNNVWYIGQAKNLRKRWQGKAHHRIYQLETQKKKHFTIYYEQVNESQLDSVEKQRIEKYHPHLNSSSVKTKKVRPTETLLRETIAAIADFAFLLGVEPPRKEVESQISNPWLGQKKILGLSVIHICLDLADIKGKFKPESINEESALIKRAFSSRKAYASKWESFPPVYSFMYRLSVNSYVVEVNYWSRWFNQEESEGLREYTQTTLAKESIRVLTPESLAKLQHQADKQKEYALYLNRLNPYISDPIKLLFNEQVDSEGAKKALEKISEGYKAGMRGIGSRSRPIKSKLISSEFTTIEEILIDRGIDLQKYSRGEVIYFGYAGERMGVYMQCFNIDLKKPQPIGYKRSDVNTNDKYKFPTYNLADGILNNNEIKADHFQFNTVYLLASVEKKAWLLVEEYLEGFAKPATKLNNGEGFVEKFYVSARKYIVPAKLNIKLENIGYSAWIPFGVSEEFTTFEAATEEIRKRLKGSGLSELKVGFKRETIEK, from the coding sequence TTGATTGCTGACGCACTAATTTTAGCACTACCAAAAGTTTCTTTCCAAGCGAAACAGCTACTCCCTGAATATTCAGGAATCTACTATATTCTAGATGAAACTAACAATGTTTGGTATATAGGGCAGGCGAAAAACCTCCGTAAACGCTGGCAAGGTAAAGCTCATCATCGTATTTACCAACTAGAAACGCAGAAAAAGAAACATTTCACCATTTACTACGAACAAGTTAACGAATCTCAACTGGATAGCGTAGAAAAGCAACGCATTGAGAAGTATCATCCGCACTTAAACTCTAGTTCAGTAAAAACTAAAAAGGTACGTCCGACTGAAACCCTGTTAAGGGAAACAATAGCTGCGATCGCTGATTTTGCTTTCTTATTAGGCGTAGAGCCACCAAGAAAAGAAGTTGAGTCTCAAATTAGCAATCCCTGGCTGGGACAGAAGAAAATATTGGGATTAAGTGTGATTCATATTTGTCTAGACCTAGCTGATATTAAAGGAAAATTTAAACCGGAGTCAATAAATGAGGAATCAGCACTTATCAAAAGAGCATTTAGCAGTCGCAAGGCTTATGCTAGTAAATGGGAGAGTTTCCCACCTGTATATTCTTTTATGTATCGCCTCTCCGTAAATAGTTATGTAGTCGAAGTTAATTACTGGAGTCGTTGGTTTAACCAAGAAGAATCCGAAGGACTTCGAGAATATACTCAAACTACTTTAGCAAAAGAGTCTATTAGGGTATTAACCCCAGAATCACTAGCTAAACTTCAACACCAAGCTGATAAGCAGAAAGAATATGCTCTCTATCTAAACAGGTTAAACCCCTATATTTCAGATCCTATCAAGCTACTCTTTAATGAACAGGTGGATAGTGAAGGTGCTAAGAAAGCACTGGAAAAAATTAGTGAGGGCTACAAGGCAGGGATGCGTGGAATAGGCAGTCGCTCCAGACCTATTAAGTCAAAACTGATTAGCTCAGAATTTACTACCATTGAAGAGATACTGATCGATCGAGGAATTGACCTCCAGAAATATAGTAGAGGTGAGGTAATATACTTTGGTTATGCTGGAGAGCGCATGGGAGTGTATATGCAATGTTTTAATATTGACCTAAAGAAGCCTCAACCTATCGGATATAAAAGATCAGATGTCAACACTAACGATAAGTATAAGTTTCCTACATATAACTTAGCCGACGGAATACTAAATAACAATGAGATAAAAGCCGATCATTTTCAATTTAATACTGTCTATCTTTTGGCGAGTGTTGAAAAAAAGGCATGGCTTTTGGTGGAAGAGTATCTGGAAGGTTTTGCTAAACCTGCCACTAAGTTAAATAATGGGGAGGGCTTTGTAGAAAAGTTCTATGTCTCTGCTCGCAAGTATATAGTACCTGCCAAGCTCAACATAAAGCTTGAAAATATTGGATATAGCGCTTGGATTCCTTTTGGAGTGAGTGAGGAATTTACTACCTTTGAAGCTGCTACAGAAGAGATTCGTAAGCGACTAAAAGGATCTGGTTTATCAGAACTAAAAGTAGGATTTAAACGGGAGACTATTGAAAAATAG
- a CDS encoding Panacea domain-containing protein, translating to MKGDNDQKKGMISCYDVAKYFLAQVDEDAGDLISNLKLQKLLYYAQGFHLALYDEPLFPELIEAWTHGPVVPELYYYYKKYGVGAIPCPKDVDFSIYDERTKSLLDEVYSVFGQFSAWKLRNMTHEEEPWKLAAQTSGQISHQSMKEYFKTQIDCEEAV from the coding sequence TTGAAAGGTGATAATGACCAAAAAAAAGGTATGATCAGCTGTTATGATGTAGCCAAATACTTTCTGGCTCAGGTAGATGAAGATGCTGGCGATCTGATCTCTAATCTCAAGCTCCAGAAACTGCTTTATTATGCTCAGGGATTTCATCTTGCTCTTTATGATGAGCCTCTGTTTCCTGAACTGATAGAGGCTTGGACACATGGCCCAGTTGTCCCTGAGTTATATTACTACTACAAAAAGTATGGAGTCGGTGCGATTCCATGTCCAAAAGACGTTGATTTTTCCATTTATGATGAACGAACAAAAAGCCTGCTTGATGAGGTTTACTCTGTGTTTGGGCAGTTTTCCGCCTGGAAGTTACGCAATATGACCCATGAAGAAGAACCCTGGAAATTGGCAGCCCAAACGAGCGGTCAAATTTCTCATCAGTCCATGAAAGAATATTTCAAGACTCAGATCGATTGTGAAGAAGCGGTTTAA
- the rfbB gene encoding dTDP-glucose 4,6-dehydratase: protein MIDSWNEKAVRVHRRLLVTGGAGFIGSNFVLYWCDTYPDDRVVVLDALTYAGNRRNLADVEGRENFRFVEGDICDRTLLDKLLQEENIDTVAHFAAESHVDRSILGPGAFVQTNVVGTFTLLEAFRQHWKTPLSKQEGIFLHVSTDEVYGSLGPNDPAFTETTPYAPNSPYSASKAGSDHLVRAYYHTYGLPTIITNCSNNYGPYQFPEKLIPLMCINALIGKNLPVYGDGQNVRDWLYVIDHCRALDVVIHRGKPGETYNVGGNNEVKNIDLVQTLCELMDKLATDLPVRPCSNLITFVKDRQGHDRRYAINSNKLKTKLDWSPSVTVEEGLRLTVEWYLNNRDWWEPLLSEEYQTYYRQVYVS from the coding sequence ATGATAGATAGTTGGAACGAAAAGGCTGTTCGAGTACACCGTCGTTTGCTGGTGACGGGTGGTGCGGGGTTTATTGGCTCGAATTTTGTGCTTTACTGGTGCGACACTTACCCAGACGATCGCGTGGTGGTGCTGGATGCGCTGACTTATGCGGGAAATCGCCGTAATTTGGCAGATGTGGAAGGTAGGGAGAATTTTCGGTTTGTTGAGGGCGATATATGCGATCGCACTCTGCTAGACAAATTGTTACAAGAAGAAAATATTGATACTGTGGCCCACTTTGCGGCTGAATCTCATGTCGATCGATCGATTTTAGGGCCGGGTGCTTTCGTTCAAACCAATGTCGTGGGAACTTTCACCCTACTAGAAGCTTTCCGACAACATTGGAAAACCCCCCTTTCTAAGCAGGAGGGGATCTTCCTCCACGTTTCCACCGATGAAGTTTACGGCAGCCTTGGCCCCAACGATCCCGCCTTTACAGAAACGACGCCTTATGCTCCTAATAGCCCTTATTCCGCGTCAAAAGCTGGCAGCGACCATTTAGTTCGTGCCTACTACCACACTTATGGCTTACCGACAATTATCACAAATTGCTCTAACAATTATGGCCCTTATCAGTTTCCCGAAAAGCTGATTCCTCTGATGTGTATCAATGCCTTAATCGGCAAAAATCTGCCTGTTTATGGAGATGGGCAAAATGTGCGGGATTGGCTTTATGTAATCGATCATTGCCGTGCTTTAGATGTGGTAATTCATCGCGGCAAACCGGGGGAAACTTATAATGTTGGCGGCAATAACGAAGTTAAGAATATCGATTTAGTTCAGACTTTGTGCGAATTAATGGATAAATTGGCTACCGATTTACCAGTCCGTCCTTGCAGTAATTTGATTACATTTGTCAAGGATAGACAGGGACACGATCGGCGGTATGCGATTAATTCAAATAAGTTGAAGACTAAGTTAGATTGGAGTCCTTCAGTTACAGTTGAAGAGGGATTGCGTCTTACAGTCGAATGGTATTTGAACAATCGGGATTGGTGGGAACCATTATTGTCCGAGGAATATCAGACTTACTATCGGCAGGTTTATGTTTCTTAG
- a CDS encoding precorrin-2 C(20)-methyltransferase, translating into MQAGILYGISVGTGDPELITLKGLRLLKQVPVVAFPLGVGGKPGMAEQIVAQWLSPSSVQLALNFPYVQDETILSSAWHQAAEQVWQYLEKGKDVAFACEGDVSFYSTFTYLAQTLQELHPEVAIQTVPGVCSPMAAASVLGIPLTIRDRKLVVLPALYRVEELEAVLDWADVVVLLKVSSVYDRVWQVLQRRQLLSRSYVVERATLPDMVIYRDLCDRPHLKLPYFSLLIVQVTNEELEKSKVKSQKSKEKTS; encoded by the coding sequence GTGCAAGCAGGCATACTCTACGGAATCAGCGTCGGGACGGGCGATCCAGAATTGATTACCCTCAAGGGACTGCGATTGCTCAAACAGGTGCCGGTGGTAGCTTTCCCTTTGGGGGTAGGCGGCAAACCAGGTATGGCTGAGCAGATTGTAGCTCAATGGCTGAGTCCCTCAAGCGTGCAGCTGGCTTTGAATTTCCCCTACGTGCAGGATGAAACTATTCTCTCCTCCGCGTGGCATCAGGCGGCAGAACAAGTCTGGCAATATCTTGAAAAAGGTAAAGATGTGGCTTTTGCCTGCGAAGGGGATGTAAGTTTTTACAGTACTTTTACGTATTTGGCTCAGACACTGCAAGAGCTGCATCCAGAGGTGGCGATCCAAACTGTACCGGGAGTTTGTTCGCCGATGGCGGCGGCGTCAGTGTTGGGGATACCTTTGACAATTCGCGATCGAAAGTTGGTTGTGTTACCGGCGCTTTATCGGGTGGAGGAATTGGAGGCGGTTCTAGACTGGGCTGATGTGGTAGTTTTACTCAAGGTAAGTTCAGTTTACGATCGAGTTTGGCAGGTTTTACAGCGGCGTCAGTTACTGAGTCGCAGCTATGTTGTGGAACGAGCGACACTACCGGATATGGTAATTTATAGGGATTTGTGCGATCGGCCCCATCTCAAGTTACCCTACTTCTCGTTGCTGATTGTTCAAGTAACTAATGAGGAACTAGAAAAGTCAAAAGTCAAAAGTCAAAAGTCAAAAGAAAAAACAAGCTAG
- the rfaE1 gene encoding D-glycero-beta-D-manno-heptose-7-phosphate kinase has protein sequence MTPDSSFLERLRCSSERLSELLDCFDRSHVLVVGDLTLDEFLTGQVERISREAPVLIIRHEQTRQVPGGGANAVYNLAKLGAKVKVAGLVGDDEQGQALRRIFEAAGIDTAGMLIDPDRPTVTKTRISGHARQSVTQQIVRIDRKSDELPNVDLQMQLAAYIRSVLDTVDAVVCSDYGDGVFTQPAIEAALSHSRTIVDAQKSIERYRGATVFTPNLPEAEQAVGYAIATPQTLTQAGHDLLAMTDAQQILITRGEEGMSLFSRSGSEEHIPAFNRTKVFDVTGAGDTVAAALTLALNAGASFWEAAVLGNLAASIVVRQFGTATTTPDEMKAALRSLIEE, from the coding sequence ATGACTCCAGATTCTTCCTTTTTGGAGCGACTGCGTTGCTCATCTGAGCGATTGAGCGAACTATTAGATTGCTTCGATCGATCGCACGTACTGGTAGTGGGTGATTTGACCCTGGATGAGTTTCTCACGGGTCAGGTGGAGCGAATTTCTCGCGAAGCGCCGGTATTGATTATTCGTCACGAACAGACTCGACAGGTGCCTGGAGGTGGCGCTAATGCGGTCTATAACCTGGCAAAATTGGGCGCAAAGGTCAAGGTTGCCGGACTGGTGGGAGATGATGAGCAAGGGCAAGCTTTGCGCCGCATCTTTGAGGCTGCTGGGATTGATACTGCTGGAATGTTAATCGATCCAGACCGTCCAACGGTGACTAAAACTCGCATTTCCGGTCACGCTCGCCAGTCGGTGACGCAGCAAATTGTGCGGATCGATCGCAAATCGGATGAGTTGCCAAATGTTGATTTGCAGATGCAACTGGCCGCGTATATCCGCTCTGTGCTTGATACTGTGGATGCGGTAGTCTGTTCCGATTATGGGGATGGGGTTTTTACTCAGCCTGCGATCGAGGCGGCGCTATCTCACTCGCGGACGATTGTGGATGCACAAAAGAGTATCGAAAGATATCGAGGCGCAACCGTATTTACACCGAATTTACCGGAGGCGGAACAGGCGGTGGGGTATGCGATCGCAACTCCCCAGACCCTCACTCAAGCTGGGCACGACCTTCTAGCCATGACTGATGCTCAGCAAATTCTGATTACCCGTGGCGAAGAGGGTATGAGCCTATTTAGCCGTTCTGGCAGCGAGGAACACATCCCCGCCTTTAATCGAACCAAGGTGTTTGATGTTACAGGTGCTGGCGATACGGTAGCGGCAGCGCTGACATTAGCTTTGAATGCGGGTGCTTCGTTTTGGGAAGCTGCTGTTTTGGGCAATTTGGCGGCTAGCATTGTAGTGCGCCAGTTTGGTACGGCGACGACGACACCAGATGAAATGAAGGCAGCATTGCGATCGCTTATAGAAGAGTAG
- a CDS encoding energy transducer TonB yields the protein MSTKTKTKHQIPASYTPRVPTYQEKRFNLPTMLATLISVGIHGLFWVIQPVLSSSKSAESDRRRIVGFVQLTPDEQSRLPEYSLAKPTLPSLPPPLPPTNLLPPLPPVQSYTPLPPIPNIPLDNPPTIPLSPPPVTSKERSSQRRSASRRQELTPKERSLVTEPEVKIESRQRPQTAIGPDRTTTPERTATPERTTTPERSTPSERTTAPELTTTPERSTSSERTTTPERTTTPERSTPSERQNIAKGTESRVRPNDTLPILPPGTISPSLTPSPPPIQTLPKISEPVNPSNLETRLPNFYPKESPMPQQSQESRDLSIKYNYGYDLNFTTDQYASGKLRTWLEDKNKKFSANLKITTMADIIFVKSPIDEKLPDVNQANVAVLVNPNGKREGNPEVIRSTGYPRLDQAAIEDIQKRSAFPSTRKYEVYLYRIEIEQKDSPSTSGASSNS from the coding sequence TTGTCTACCAAAACTAAGACCAAGCATCAAATACCTGCATCCTACACTCCGCGAGTTCCAACTTATCAGGAAAAAAGATTTAATCTGCCGACTATGTTGGCAACCTTGATTTCTGTGGGTATCCACGGATTGTTCTGGGTGATTCAGCCAGTATTATCATCCTCCAAATCGGCAGAATCCGATCGGCGAAGAATTGTGGGATTTGTACAGTTGACTCCAGATGAACAGAGTCGCCTGCCAGAATATTCTTTGGCAAAACCCACATTGCCATCCTTACCGCCGCCACTGCCGCCCACAAATTTGTTGCCCCCTTTGCCACCAGTGCAGTCTTATACGCCTTTGCCGCCTATTCCCAACATTCCCCTTGATAACCCTCCAACTATTCCGTTGTCGCCACCGCCGGTTACTTCAAAAGAGCGTTCATCCCAGAGGCGAAGTGCTTCTCGTCGCCAAGAACTAACGCCAAAAGAGCGATCGCTTGTTACCGAGCCGGAAGTTAAAATAGAATCGCGTCAAAGGCCACAAACTGCGATCGGGCCCGATCGCACCACGACTCCTGAACGCACCGCGACTCCTGAACGCACTACTACTCCCGAACGTAGTACGCCTTCAGAACGCACCACTGCACCAGAACTTACTACTACTCCTGAACGTAGTACTTCTTCAGAACGCACTACTACTCCTGAACGCACTACTACTCCTGAACGTAGTACTCCTTCAGAACGCCAAAATATTGCCAAAGGTACTGAAAGCAGAGTGCGACCTAATGACACTCTACCGATATTACCACCCGGTACAATTTCGCCTTCCTTAACACCCTCTCCTCCTCCTATCCAGACATTGCCGAAGATAAGCGAACCTGTCAACCCTTCAAACCTGGAAACTCGTCTACCTAATTTCTATCCCAAGGAGTCTCCCATGCCGCAGCAAAGTCAAGAATCTAGGGATTTGTCGATCAAGTATAACTACGGTTACGACTTAAATTTCACGACCGATCAATACGCATCTGGAAAGTTGAGAACCTGGTTGGAGGACAAAAACAAAAAGTTTTCAGCTAATCTGAAGATAACGACAATGGCAGACATTATCTTTGTTAAATCTCCCATAGACGAGAAGCTGCCGGATGTTAACCAAGCAAATGTCGCCGTGTTAGTAAACCCGAATGGCAAAAGGGAGGGTAACCCCGAAGTGATACGCAGTACTGGCTACCCTAGACTAGATCAAGCTGCAATAGAAGATATTCAAAAGCGGAGTGCCTTTCCATCAACTCGCAAGTATGAGGTTTATCTGTATCGGATCGAGATTGAGCAAAAAGATTCACCTTCTACTTCAGGAGCTTCATCGAACAGTTGA
- a CDS encoding cation:proton antiporter produces the protein MESSFQITLQIVIAVLAGILAQVLAAFLKVPGIVFLLLFGILLGPSVSGLLHPNLLGTGLEVIVALCVAIILFEGGLNLELRDLGEVSGSLRNLVTFGTLITLMGGGMAAHWLGEFPWPIAFLYASLVVVTGPTVVSPLLKHVKVDRQVAALLEGEGVLIDPVGAILAVVVLDTIVNAGVNPSIAIIGLFLRLGIGGGIGAAGGWLLGLILKRANFLSEDLKNLVVLAGLWGLFGLAQLIRSESGLMATVVAGIVMKASSVPEERLLRRFKGQLTVLSVSVLFILLSAGLSIASLFALGWGSLFTVLVLMFVVRPLSITLCTLNSDFNWRQKIFLSWVAPRGIVSASVASLFSILLTERGINGGDSIKALVFLTIIMTVFVQGLTAGWIANLLQITSKEATGAVIVGCNPLSRLIARLFQERGELVVLIDTDPQACLIAEQENLRVFLSSGLDTSVLEEAGLASMGTFVAMTSNGEVNLVLAQRAAEEFAPPRVLAVFPLEPQANPAKNKSKVQQAFVSQLQIKNWNEYLNEGKVKLGETALKEEGFAFHQAHLQALIRSEDLMPLLIERDDRLMVVPASEDWRLGDRIIYLLHDPRPNLLKRLSGASPSSRLSLEKLPEVEEVPIASPALEVPLAPRTPIQ, from the coding sequence ATGGAATCATCTTTTCAAATTACCCTGCAAATAGTGATAGCAGTCCTTGCAGGCATTCTAGCTCAGGTTCTGGCCGCATTTCTCAAAGTTCCTGGCATTGTCTTCTTGTTGCTTTTTGGCATTCTGTTGGGGCCTAGTGTTTCTGGGCTGCTACATCCTAACTTGCTGGGCACTGGTCTGGAAGTCATTGTTGCCCTCTGTGTAGCTATCATCCTATTCGAGGGTGGCCTAAACCTGGAACTCCGAGATTTGGGTGAGGTTTCGGGTAGCCTCCGAAATTTAGTCACCTTTGGTACTCTGATCACCCTGATGGGAGGCGGCATGGCTGCACACTGGCTGGGGGAGTTCCCTTGGCCGATCGCATTTCTTTATGCTTCCCTGGTAGTAGTAACAGGCCCCACTGTGGTTAGTCCCCTCCTCAAGCACGTCAAAGTCGATCGACAAGTTGCTGCACTTCTAGAAGGAGAAGGCGTCTTGATCGACCCGGTAGGGGCAATTCTGGCCGTAGTCGTGCTGGACACTATCGTGAATGCAGGTGTCAATCCTTCGATCGCTATCATCGGCTTATTCCTGCGACTCGGCATTGGCGGTGGCATTGGTGCTGCTGGCGGCTGGTTGCTGGGCTTGATTCTCAAACGCGCTAATTTTCTGTCAGAAGACCTGAAAAACCTGGTTGTTTTGGCTGGTTTGTGGGGCTTGTTTGGTTTGGCGCAATTAATCCGCAGCGAGTCGGGACTGATGGCAACCGTAGTCGCCGGAATTGTCATGAAAGCATCGTCAGTTCCAGAAGAACGACTGTTGCGGCGGTTTAAAGGTCAGCTGACTGTTCTCAGCGTCTCGGTTTTGTTCATTCTCCTGTCGGCGGGTTTATCAATTGCCAGTTTATTTGCCCTTGGTTGGGGTAGCTTGTTTACCGTCTTGGTGCTGATGTTTGTCGTGCGCCCCTTAAGCATCACCTTATGTACCTTAAACAGCGATTTCAACTGGCGGCAAAAAATATTTCTCAGCTGGGTTGCCCCCAGGGGAATTGTTTCGGCTTCTGTGGCGTCTTTGTTCTCAATTCTGTTAACCGAACGGGGAATAAATGGCGGAGATTCGATCAAAGCTCTTGTTTTCCTCACCATTATTATGACCGTGTTTGTGCAAGGGCTGACCGCTGGTTGGATAGCCAATTTGCTGCAAATCACTTCAAAAGAGGCAACAGGTGCGGTAATTGTGGGCTGTAATCCTTTAAGTAGATTGATTGCTCGTTTATTTCAAGAACGAGGAGAATTGGTTGTTTTAATCGATACCGATCCGCAAGCTTGCCTAATAGCCGAACAGGAGAATTTACGAGTTTTCTTAAGCAGCGGTCTTGATACCAGCGTTTTGGAAGAGGCGGGGCTGGCATCAATGGGGACTTTCGTAGCTATGACCAGCAATGGAGAAGTAAATTTAGTGTTAGCTCAACGCGCCGCAGAAGAATTCGCACCTCCTAGAGTTTTGGCAGTATTTCCCCTAGAACCTCAAGCTAATCCTGCGAAGAATAAATCTAAGGTACAACAGGCTTTTGTTTCGCAATTACAGATTAAGAATTGGAATGAGTATTTGAATGAGGGGAAAGTTAAATTAGGCGAAACAGCGCTGAAGGAAGAGGGATTTGCGTTTCATCAGGCGCATCTTCAGGCGCTGATTCGTTCTGAAGATCTAATGCCGTTGTTAATAGAACGAGACGATCGCCTAATGGTCGTTCCAGCGTCTGAAGATTGGCGGTTGGGCGATCGCATTATCTACCTCTTGCACGACCCAAGACCCAACCTGCTCAAGCGTTTATCCGGTGCTAGTCCGTCCTCTCGCCTGTCCCTAGAAAAGTTGCCAGAAGTCGAGGAAGTGCCAATTGCTTCTCCAGCCTTGGAAGTTCCCCTAGCCCCTAGAACACCGATTCAGTAA